A single window of Spirochaetota bacterium DNA harbors:
- the tgt gene encoding tRNA guanosine(34) transglycosylase Tgt, protein MRFEIIKKDSTTHARLGMLFTPHGIVRTPVFMPVATRAAIRALTIRDIEEIGFEIILSNTYHMYIRPGIELLAQAGGLHAFMNYHKPILTDSGGFQVFSLADLRKVHDEGVEFKSHIDGSKHFFSPQKVLDIQKIIGSDIMMVLDECVEYPASYHISKKAVERTIHWATVSYNYWHSNFDTDRQALFAIVQGSTYPDLRKLCTEALLEHDFSGYAIGGLSVGEPKADYAQITAMTVPLLPWNKPRYMMGVGSPLEILEAIQHGVDMFDCVMPTRIARNGTLFTSKGRVNIKSGIYARDFSPLDEDCQCYVCQTFTKAYLRHIYKMNEIAALIYNTYHNLFFMKKFIESIQKSIQEDTFLQEYKKWEAIYKNNDVNIKS, encoded by the coding sequence ATGCGTTTTGAAATTATAAAGAAAGATAGCACAACCCATGCTCGATTAGGTATGTTATTTACCCCTCATGGTATAGTTCGTACACCTGTATTTATGCCAGTAGCTACAAGAGCAGCTATACGCGCTCTCACCATTCGTGACATTGAAGAAATAGGCTTTGAAATAATCTTATCAAATACTTACCACATGTACATTCGCCCGGGGATTGAATTGCTTGCACAGGCTGGTGGATTACATGCCTTTATGAACTATCATAAACCCATATTAACAGATTCGGGTGGTTTTCAGGTTTTTTCTCTGGCGGATCTGCGAAAAGTGCATGATGAAGGTGTAGAATTTAAATCTCACATTGATGGCTCCAAACATTTTTTCAGCCCACAGAAAGTGCTCGATATACAAAAAATTATTGGCTCGGATATTATGATGGTGCTTGATGAATGTGTGGAATATCCCGCATCGTACCATATCTCAAAAAAGGCAGTTGAAAGGACTATACACTGGGCAACAGTTTCGTATAACTACTGGCATAGCAATTTTGATACTGATAGGCAAGCACTTTTTGCTATTGTACAGGGAAGCACATACCCGGATTTGAGAAAATTATGCACCGAAGCACTGCTAGAACATGACTTTTCAGGATATGCTATTGGTGGTCTTTCTGTTGGTGAACCAAAAGCAGATTATGCCCAGATAACAGCTATGACTGTGCCTCTGTTACCCTGGAATAAACCCCGATATATGATGGGTGTTGGCAGCCCCTTAGAGATACTAGAAGCAATACAACATGGTGTGGACATGTTTGACTGTGTGATGCCAACAAGAATTGCCCGCAATGGAACACTGTTTACTTCAAAAGGAAGAGTCAATATTAAATCCGGTATATATGCACGTGATTTTAGCCCATTGGATGAAGATTGTCAGTGCTATGTATGCCAAACGTTCACCAAAGCATATTTGCGGCATATCTACAAGATGAATGAGATAGCAGCATTAATTTATAATACTTACCATAATCTTTTTTTTATGAAGAAATTTATAGAAAGTATACAGAAAAGCATACAGGAAGATACATTTTTGCAAGAATATAAAAAATGGGAAGCGATATATAAAAATAACGATGTAAACATTAAATCATAA
- a CDS encoding MGMT family protein gives MNALVDMRDYLKDSTYTPFNFFHFKMYIVGNEKLLKTIVFDSYQEKDLVKIINTTVQKGITPVILEAIDYLEKYTKKIFLKPPPCDLSLYTQKEQIVLRELLRVTSGTTISYGALAQQCGFAGAARFVGNVMAKNMFPVVYPCHRVIRSNGSVGNYSGGEDIKKFLLNFEKIAAGKS, from the coding sequence ATGAACGCTTTGGTAGATATGCGTGATTATCTTAAAGATTCAACGTATACTCCATTTAATTTTTTTCATTTCAAAATGTATATAGTTGGCAATGAAAAATTATTAAAAACAATTGTGTTCGATAGTTACCAAGAAAAAGATTTAGTGAAGATTATTAACACTACAGTACAAAAAGGGATAACTCCGGTAATTCTTGAAGCAATTGACTATTTGGAAAAATATACAAAAAAAATATTTCTTAAACCCCCACCATGTGATCTTTCACTTTATACACAAAAAGAACAGATCGTTTTACGGGAATTGTTGAGGGTAACTAGTGGCACAACGATTTCGTATGGTGCACTGGCACAGCAGTGTGGATTTGCAGGTGCTGCACGATTTGTTGGCAATGTAATGGCAAAGAATATGTTTCCTGTTGTGTATCCCTGTCACAGGGTTATACGAAGCAATGGCAGTGTTGGAAACTACAGTGGAGGGGAAGATATAAAGAAGTTTTTGCTAAATTTTGAGAAAATAGCAGCAGGGAAATCTTGA
- a CDS encoding bifunctional riboflavin kinase/FAD synthetase, producing MTVLYNLSECDEVFENPVITIGSFDGVHMGHRAIFNRMLALANSINGQPVVFTFSEHPRKLLTPHTPPKILTTATEKIHAIEHAGITNIVMMPFTQEIASLTAEEFLYKIVFYHIGKAHIVVGYDHAFGKGRQGDFEFLKELALREGFIVERVEPVCIQSRPVSSSWIRTEIEDGNIAMANMLLGRTYTLSGTVMKGHMRGRLLGFPTANIIPDDLDKIIPKDGVYAVKVGVEGKLFNGMLNIGNNPTFENTERTIEVHIFDFDDDIYGKSIQVHFIERIRDEKRFNSVAELKDQLQNDKIVSKKILSECLK from the coding sequence ATGACGGTACTGTATAATTTATCTGAGTGTGACGAGGTTTTTGAAAATCCTGTAATAACTATTGGCAGCTTTGACGGCGTGCATATGGGGCACAGGGCAATATTTAACCGTATGCTTGCCCTTGCAAATTCAATTAATGGTCAACCGGTGGTCTTTACATTCAGCGAGCATCCACGTAAACTTTTAACACCTCACACACCACCTAAAATATTAACTACAGCAACTGAAAAAATTCATGCAATTGAGCATGCTGGTATCACTAATATTGTTATGATGCCTTTTACGCAAGAGATTGCATCGTTAACAGCAGAAGAATTTTTATATAAGATTGTATTTTACCATATTGGTAAAGCGCATATTGTGGTGGGGTATGATCATGCATTTGGTAAAGGCAGACAGGGGGATTTTGAATTTTTGAAAGAATTGGCATTGCGTGAAGGGTTTATTGTTGAGCGAGTTGAGCCAGTGTGTATTCAATCGCGCCCTGTTTCTTCATCTTGGATACGCACTGAAATAGAGGATGGTAATATTGCCATGGCAAATATGCTTTTAGGAAGAACATATACGCTTAGCGGTACGGTGATGAAGGGGCACATGCGGGGAAGGCTTTTGGGATTTCCCACAGCCAATATTATCCCGGATGATTTGGATAAGATTATACCAAAAGATGGAGTATATGCAGTAAAGGTAGGTGTAGAGGGGAAATTATTTAATGGCATGCTCAATATTGGCAATAATCCTACATTTGAAAATACCGAGCGGACAATAGAGGTTCATATATTTGATTTTGATGATGACATTTATGGAAAATCTATCCAAGTACATTTTATAGAGCGAATCCGTGATGAAAAACGCTTTAACTCAGTTGCTGAACTAAAGGACCAGCTGCAAAATGATAAAATTGTATCAAAAAAAATATTATCTGAGTGTTTGAAATGA
- the aroC gene encoding chorismate synthase codes for MWAPNTFGQVLRVTTFGESHGKALGAVVDGLAPGIPISTDDIQQQLDRRKPGQSVVSTQRKEADRVEIVSGVFEGKTTGTPLCMIVYNKDQDSDAYSAIKDIFRPGHADFTFWKKFGIRDYRGGGRSSGRETVARVAAGAIALKMLQEKGVRVIAYAEEIAGVKGEKVDINFIEKNPVRAADPDKAHVMEQAIQQAQAEHDSVGGIVTCVVTGLPAGLGDPVFYKLDARLAMAVMSIGAVKGVEFGSGFAAAQKKGSQNNDQMSDGKFLTNHAGGILGGISTGQDVVMRIAVKPTPSIAQTQKTMDIHGNTVDVVVKGRHDPCIVPRIIPVVEAMVALVLYDAWLLQEKIGRYDGTV; via the coding sequence ATGTGGGCTCCCAACACGTTTGGGCAGGTGCTCAGAGTAACAACTTTTGGTGAGAGTCACGGGAAAGCATTGGGGGCTGTAGTGGATGGATTGGCTCCAGGAATACCAATATCCACTGACGACATCCAGCAACAGCTTGATCGCCGTAAACCCGGGCAAAGTGTAGTGAGCACACAACGAAAAGAAGCCGACCGTGTTGAAATTGTGTCCGGTGTGTTTGAAGGTAAAACAACAGGAACACCACTATGCATGATAGTGTATAATAAAGATCAGGATTCTGACGCATATAGTGCTATAAAAGATATATTTAGGCCGGGACATGCTGATTTTACTTTTTGGAAAAAATTTGGCATAAGAGATTACCGAGGTGGTGGAAGGTCGTCAGGGCGTGAAACAGTGGCAAGGGTTGCTGCAGGAGCTATCGCCCTCAAAATGTTACAGGAAAAAGGTGTGAGAGTGATAGCATATGCCGAGGAGATTGCGGGTGTAAAAGGTGAGAAAGTAGATATCAATTTTATTGAAAAAAACCCGGTGCGGGCAGCAGACCCGGATAAGGCGCATGTAATGGAACAGGCTATACAGCAAGCTCAAGCGGAACATGATTCTGTTGGGGGGATTGTTACGTGTGTTGTTACTGGTTTGCCTGCAGGGTTGGGTGATCCAGTATTCTATAAATTGGATGCACGTCTTGCAATGGCCGTTATGTCTATTGGTGCAGTCAAAGGTGTTGAGTTTGGTAGCGGTTTTGCTGCTGCACAAAAAAAGGGAAGCCAAAATAATGACCAGATGAGTGATGGAAAATTTTTGACCAATCATGCAGGTGGTATTCTGGGTGGCATATCAACAGGGCAGGATGTAGTGATGCGTATTGCGGTAAAACCAACGCCATCAATAGCACAAACACAAAAAACAATGGACATACATGGTAATACTGTTGATGTGGTGGTTAAAGGCAGGCATGATCCATGCATTGTACCACGAATAATTCCTGTTGTAGAGGCAATGGTTGCTCTGGTATTATACGATGCATGGTTACTTCAGGAGAAGATAGGACGCTATGACGGTACTGTATAA
- a CDS encoding FadR family transcriptional regulator — protein sequence MASRNKGIQLMINKIEKAPDIPSMVVSQIIELISSGVLKPGDRLPSELEMTRRFGISRISLREAMKLLEAKGYIESQGRKGKYVKSVVDDAIKTPIEGLIQIDHKKIWELLEVRRIIDAEAAALAALRANEEQRRKLNSFRTQIELMGVENLIQKREGGKFYAQFYNHLYEATNNTIFAHILNAISTILRGVLPYSREKLARVKNTSQDIYEHHIKILDAINSHKPDLAREAVVEHIDYLERTLKKILK from the coding sequence ATGGCATCACGAAACAAAGGCATTCAATTGATGATTAACAAAATTGAAAAAGCTCCTGATATTCCAAGCATGGTGGTTTCTCAAATAATAGAACTTATTTCTTCAGGTGTACTTAAACCCGGCGATAGACTCCCTTCAGAACTTGAAATGACACGCCGATTTGGCATAAGCCGTATATCCTTACGGGAAGCGATGAAATTACTGGAAGCTAAAGGTTACATTGAATCTCAGGGAAGAAAAGGGAAATACGTAAAATCAGTAGTTGATGATGCAATTAAAACTCCTATAGAAGGCTTAATTCAAATTGATCATAAAAAAATATGGGAGTTACTGGAAGTACGTCGCATAATTGATGCTGAAGCTGCAGCGCTGGCAGCACTACGAGCAAATGAGGAGCAGCGGCGAAAGCTCAATTCATTCAGGACGCAGATTGAACTTATGGGTGTTGAAAACCTTATACAAAAACGCGAAGGCGGTAAATTCTATGCTCAATTTTATAATCATCTGTACGAAGCAACAAATAATACTATCTTTGCTCACATCCTCAATGCAATTTCAACAATACTACGCGGTGTACTTCCTTACAGCCGTGAAAAATTAGCCAGAGTAAAAAACACATCACAAGATATCTATGAACACCATATTAAGATTCTTGATGCGATAAATTCACATAAACCCGATCTTGCACGTGAAGCTGTGGTTGAACACATTGATTATTTAGAAAGAACACTAAAAAAGATACTTAAATAG
- a CDS encoding FAD-dependent oxidoreductase, with the protein MELTFNLPGLETIEQRTVPLDSSFVYDVLIVGGGPAALTAAVYCMRKGIKTGLITLDVGGQVAETSTVENYMGYRHIEGISLVQRFKEQVEQFEIGFLQGYKATKVIDGNIKKVECEDGNTYQAKSIIITTGKRWRRLNVPGEAELTGKGVAYCAICDAPLFKNKDVIVVGGGNSAVEAAIDLAKLANSVTVIQLLPTLTADRVLIDELSKFTNVSILFEHEIKAIHGTNAVESVSVHDKKNKKDHTLVVQGIFIEIGLVPNSELVKNVVALNEYGEIIIDCSCRTSRPGIFAAGDVTSVPYKQIIIAAGEGAKAALSACDYVLTNK; encoded by the coding sequence ATGGAATTGACATTTAATTTACCGGGACTTGAAACAATTGAACAACGAACTGTCCCCTTGGACAGTTCATTTGTGTATGATGTTTTAATTGTTGGTGGTGGTCCAGCAGCACTCACCGCAGCAGTCTATTGTATGCGTAAAGGAATTAAGACAGGTCTTATTACCCTTGATGTAGGGGGTCAGGTTGCCGAAACCTCAACAGTTGAAAATTATATGGGATACAGACATATAGAGGGCATATCTTTAGTGCAGCGTTTTAAAGAGCAGGTTGAACAATTTGAAATAGGCTTCCTTCAAGGGTATAAAGCAACAAAAGTAATTGATGGTAACATTAAAAAAGTAGAATGTGAGGACGGGAATACCTATCAGGCTAAATCAATCATTATAACTACAGGAAAACGATGGCGCAGGCTTAACGTACCCGGCGAAGCTGAACTTACCGGAAAAGGGGTTGCTTACTGCGCTATCTGTGATGCACCTCTTTTCAAAAACAAAGATGTTATCGTGGTAGGCGGAGGCAATTCAGCAGTAGAAGCCGCCATTGACCTTGCAAAATTAGCTAACTCTGTTACTGTGATTCAACTATTACCAACATTAACTGCTGACAGAGTACTTATTGATGAATTATCAAAATTTACTAATGTTTCGATTCTATTTGAACACGAAATAAAAGCAATACATGGAACCAATGCAGTTGAATCAGTTTCGGTACATGATAAAAAGAATAAAAAGGACCATACTCTTGTAGTTCAGGGTATCTTTATTGAAATTGGACTTGTTCCTAATAGTGAGCTTGTAAAGAATGTAGTTGCATTGAATGAATATGGTGAGATAATTATTGATTGCAGCTGCAGAACATCACGACCGGGCATCTTTGCAGCAGGCGATGTAACATCCGTCCCTTATAAACAGATAATCATTGCAGCAGGGGAAGGTGCCAAAGCAGCTTTGTCAGCCTGCGATTATGTCTTAACCAATAAATAA
- a CDS encoding thioredoxin family protein, with protein sequence MPLFDDKVKSQLSQLLSKIKDPIVINFFTQEIECPTCQTTHQFVEEIASLNNKISLRVFDLVKNSDVAKEYGIDKIPAIVVTDSQNTIKGVRFFGIPAGYEINSFIAACIEVSGVKETLPEAILSRIKKISKPIHIQVFVTLT encoded by the coding sequence ATGCCACTTTTTGACGACAAAGTAAAATCACAATTATCCCAGTTACTATCTAAAATAAAAGATCCAATCGTAATAAATTTTTTTACTCAGGAAATTGAATGCCCAACATGTCAAACTACTCATCAATTTGTTGAAGAGATAGCCAGCCTCAATAACAAGATTTCGCTTAGAGTGTTTGATCTGGTAAAAAATTCTGATGTTGCCAAAGAATATGGCATCGATAAAATTCCAGCTATTGTGGTAACCGACTCACAAAATACCATCAAAGGAGTACGTTTCTTTGGGATACCTGCTGGATATGAAATTAATTCATTTATTGCTGCCTGTATTGAAGTTTCAGGGGTTAAAGAAACATTGCCCGAAGCAATTCTTTCAAGAATAAAAAAAATATCAAAACCTATTCATATTCAGGTATTTGTCACCCTCACCTGA
- the lysA gene encoding diaminopimelate decarboxylase yields MNTYKEYFTYRNGMLYCEEVPLSTIAQEYGTPVYVYSSQCFKDKFMQLDNALSGYRHLICYSVKSNSNINILRMMHALGCGMDVVSGGEIYRAIAAGVDPGKIVYAGVGKTQPEIELALTSGISMFNCESLPEIERINTIAKQMGKIANIAIRVNPDVEANTHHYITTGKKENKFGISIQNLQGIVDSLKNLKHVKLAGLHVHIGSQITDVAPFEQACKKAVEIMGKINAMGVGECTTLNLGGGFGIQYKDETPLDIDKWSQIIQKTISNKNVFLIIEPGRYISGNSGALITQVQYKKKADTKTFVIVDSGMHHLIRPTLYQAYQHIANLTLREGSEVVDVVGPICESGDFFAKDREISYTMQGDYLAILSAGAYGMSMASRYNSHPLPAEVLVEGNTYRLIRKRETYEDLISLERV; encoded by the coding sequence ATGAATACATACAAGGAATATTTTACCTATCGTAACGGAATGCTATATTGCGAAGAAGTCCCGCTTTCAACTATCGCACAAGAATATGGGACTCCAGTGTATGTGTATTCTTCACAATGCTTTAAAGATAAATTTATGCAATTAGACAACGCATTATCCGGGTACAGACATCTGATTTGCTATTCAGTGAAATCAAATTCAAATATTAATATTTTACGGATGATGCACGCTTTAGGATGTGGTATGGATGTGGTGTCCGGTGGGGAAATATACAGAGCTATCGCCGCGGGCGTTGATCCTGGAAAGATTGTGTATGCAGGTGTAGGGAAAACCCAGCCCGAGATTGAACTTGCTCTTACATCAGGAATTAGCATGTTCAATTGTGAATCGCTGCCAGAGATTGAAAGAATTAATACAATAGCCAAACAAATGGGGAAAATAGCTAATATTGCTATAAGGGTAAATCCTGATGTTGAGGCAAATACACATCATTATATTACCACCGGTAAAAAGGAAAATAAATTTGGTATATCTATACAGAATCTCCAGGGTATTGTAGATAGTTTGAAGAATCTAAAACATGTGAAATTAGCAGGACTTCATGTTCATATCGGTTCTCAGATTACTGACGTTGCACCCTTTGAACAAGCATGTAAGAAAGCTGTGGAAATCATGGGCAAAATCAATGCAATGGGTGTGGGGGAGTGCACTACATTGAATTTAGGCGGCGGTTTTGGGATACAGTATAAAGATGAAACTCCACTTGATATAGACAAATGGTCTCAAATTATTCAAAAGACCATTAGCAATAAAAATGTTTTTTTGATAATTGAGCCAGGAAGGTATATTTCGGGTAACAGTGGTGCACTAATTACTCAGGTGCAGTACAAAAAGAAAGCGGATACAAAAACATTTGTCATTGTTGATTCGGGGATGCATCATTTAATAAGGCCAACGCTATATCAGGCATATCAACATATTGCAAACCTGACCTTGAGGGAAGGCAGCGAGGTAGTTGATGTTGTAGGGCCAATTTGTGAATCAGGTGATTTTTTTGCTAAAGATAGAGAAATTTCGTATACAATGCAGGGTGATTATTTGGCCATATTGTCCGCAGGGGCCTATGGTATGTCAATGGCATCGCGGTATAATTCGCATCCTTTACCTGCTGAAGTACTGGTAGAAGGAAACACATACAGGCTTATCCGTAAAAGGGAAACCTATGAAGATTTGATTTCACTTGAAAGGGTATGA
- the greA gene encoding transcription elongation factor GreA has product MEKDKLIERVHSMFKEEMWGRLDPKDVGISRFRILDDLFNSVVAAGIVKEVRDICKEHIQSHPDSIVASYLIGLTGYHLDIIDDKMEMRRLIDMYQKYHKWVIVELLSEKVLEYGESSFALKALATSLERLGRSKEAIPVWENLLKIDRFDAEVAKKLAVALIDEDKQKSIQYMKLSIEGHIKNGLYDEITDLWNKLVQVSWEDIQFFERIERMLIEARQYELTASLLKVLLHKYKDEEHPDQSIQLLKKILEYTPNDTAARRELVKLYEKKYGSHSQFQLFLKLSKLNNFKYPVKHAIQDFENSIIFDKGHYVRHRSWGVGRIVDITPNHIIIDFKDKPGHQMSVQMALQALTPLKDDHIQVLKYEDYEGLKKLFEEDFLQFFEILIRSYNGSISLTDIKKELIPDFVSEKAWAKWWSNKRTEIKKSPLFGISPDKKDVIIMRDKPLTFADELLDNFLKTDSFTEKLDVAIEFVNNIDASEGAAVAQFFVDYFSSELKGDSITRKILSYFILNGLSKFIDAKKLKLDQAYRNILAIVKESQDLPSISRKIGSYDYKKDLINLIKEAREDWADIFSQILFETPVRIHKYIVNILIRSHEYTIINRFVEQALIGAKEFPEIFLWVAKNLLSKTWDYDWLDYSREQLVLTLFRLMNELKKIEQKGNKLKNLALDIIFDNDAAVLKDIVNTFDIQFLGKVYDIFSGIPYIEESMREKFLEIIKSRYQDFKPLQKIAEEEWKIDAEVLITTQEGYTRKQEELNRLVNVELATISKELAKVSDATGDVRENVEYNALLEKQSILKRDINKLESEIKKAQILDLSTITTDKVNIGTVVTISGDGEKETFTILGPWDADFEKRILSYRSPIAQALLGKKIGDVVEIRKNDQIKQYTIESIEKYKP; this is encoded by the coding sequence ATGGAAAAGGATAAATTAATTGAACGTGTACATTCCATGTTTAAAGAAGAAATGTGGGGGAGATTGGATCCAAAGGATGTAGGAATATCCCGGTTCAGGATTCTTGATGATCTTTTCAATTCGGTTGTAGCAGCAGGTATTGTAAAAGAAGTTAGAGATATATGTAAAGAGCATATACAAAGTCATCCTGATTCAATAGTTGCATCGTATCTTATTGGGTTAACAGGCTATCATCTGGATATTATCGATGATAAAATGGAAATGCGCAGACTCATTGATATGTATCAAAAATATCATAAATGGGTTATTGTAGAGCTTTTATCGGAAAAAGTATTAGAATATGGAGAAAGCAGCTTTGCTTTAAAAGCACTTGCAACGAGTTTGGAACGCCTTGGGAGAAGTAAAGAGGCTATACCGGTGTGGGAAAACCTTCTTAAAATTGACAGATTTGATGCTGAGGTTGCAAAAAAATTAGCTGTAGCGCTCATTGATGAGGATAAACAGAAAAGTATTCAGTATATGAAACTTTCTATTGAAGGACATATTAAAAACGGGTTATATGATGAAATAACTGATCTTTGGAATAAACTTGTGCAGGTGTCGTGGGAGGATATACAGTTTTTTGAAAGAATTGAGAGGATGCTAATTGAAGCGCGCCAATATGAATTGACAGCTTCATTGTTAAAAGTGCTGTTGCATAAATATAAAGATGAGGAACATCCTGATCAGTCAATACAGCTGTTAAAAAAGATATTAGAATATACGCCCAATGATACTGCTGCTCGCAGGGAACTGGTGAAATTATATGAGAAGAAATACGGATCACATTCGCAGTTCCAGCTATTTTTAAAGTTATCAAAGCTTAATAACTTTAAATACCCGGTAAAACATGCAATACAGGATTTTGAAAACAGTATTATTTTTGACAAAGGCCATTATGTACGTCATAGAAGCTGGGGTGTGGGTAGAATAGTAGATATTACTCCTAACCATATCATTATCGATTTTAAAGACAAGCCAGGGCATCAAATGTCTGTACAGATGGCATTACAGGCTTTGACACCACTTAAAGATGATCATATCCAGGTGTTAAAATACGAGGACTATGAGGGCCTTAAAAAACTTTTTGAGGAAGACTTCCTGCAATTTTTTGAGATACTAATTCGTTCGTACAATGGGAGTATTTCTTTAACAGATATAAAGAAAGAACTAATACCGGATTTTGTTAGTGAAAAAGCATGGGCAAAATGGTGGAGCAATAAAAGAACAGAGATAAAAAAATCACCTTTGTTTGGAATTTCACCTGATAAGAAAGATGTCATCATAATGCGTGATAAACCCCTTACTTTTGCTGATGAGCTTCTTGATAATTTCCTTAAAACTGACTCATTTACTGAAAAGCTTGATGTTGCAATTGAGTTTGTAAACAATATAGATGCTAGTGAAGGCGCAGCAGTTGCTCAATTCTTTGTAGATTATTTTTCCAGTGAATTAAAAGGTGATTCGATTACCAGAAAGATTTTATCATATTTTATTTTAAATGGGTTGAGCAAGTTTATAGATGCTAAAAAGCTGAAACTTGATCAGGCCTATAGGAATATACTTGCTATAGTGAAAGAATCGCAGGACTTACCCTCAATATCACGAAAGATAGGTTCATATGATTATAAAAAGGATTTAATTAATCTTATCAAAGAAGCTAGAGAAGACTGGGCTGATATTTTTTCGCAGATTCTTTTTGAAACACCCGTGAGAATTCATAAATATATTGTTAATATTCTAATACGCTCACATGAATATACAATTATTAACAGATTTGTTGAACAGGCACTCATTGGTGCCAAGGAATTTCCTGAAATATTCTTATGGGTTGCAAAAAATCTTTTATCAAAAACATGGGATTATGATTGGCTTGATTATTCCCGTGAACAGCTGGTCCTTACGTTATTCAGGTTGATGAATGAACTTAAGAAAATTGAACAAAAGGGGAATAAGCTTAAAAACCTTGCGCTTGATATAATATTTGATAACGATGCAGCAGTATTAAAAGACATAGTTAATACTTTTGATATACAGTTTTTAGGAAAGGTGTATGATATTTTCAGCGGTATCCCGTATATTGAGGAGTCAATGAGGGAGAAATTTTTAGAAATAATTAAATCCCGATATCAAGATTTTAAACCATTACAGAAAATTGCAGAAGAAGAGTGGAAGATTGATGCTGAAGTTCTTATAACAACACAGGAAGGGTATACCCGCAAGCAGGAAGAGCTCAACAGGCTTGTTAATGTTGAATTAGCTACTATTTCTAAGGAATTGGCAAAAGTTTCTGATGCAACTGGCGATGTGCGTGAAAACGTTGAATACAATGCCTTGCTAGAGAAACAGTCAATACTAAAGCGTGACATTAATAAACTGGAAAGCGAAATCAAAAAGGCTCAGATATTAGATTTAAGTACCATAACAACAGATAAGGTGAATATTGGTACTGTGGTGACAATAAGTGGGGATGGTGAAAAAGAAACATTTACAATACTTGGACCATGGGATGCCGATTTTGAAAAACGTATATTATCGTATCGTTCACCTATTGCGCAGGCGCTTCTGGGTAAGAAAATAGGTGATGTGGTGGAAATTAGAAAAAATGATCAGATCAAACAGTATACCATTGAGTCAATTGAGAAATATAAGCCATGA
- a CDS encoding flagellar filament outer layer protein FlaA, translating into MKYTRFIAVCVVIIGMVFVGVFPEKAQSRIVTNVQPDISAEQYNALVVEDFETQADWVVETVPKKHQDPKKDPVPVLELKYVDGGPADLIPEKWSPLNKGLDKKKCLGIHFKFKYPGFNSVHLLPPLEVRWDDPTKKVMTYDSRAGQEVQERAIQLPGRAKAVSVWVHGRGNNYDLEVWIKDYKGDVHILKMGSLNFVGWRPMKAYIPEYVPQETNSYPQTRVTKIVRFVIRAKPEAGNEDVYLFFDQLKVLTDTFEVNFDGQNLHQLMEQGGGTK; encoded by the coding sequence ATGAAATATACACGATTTATTGCAGTATGTGTTGTGATTATTGGGATGGTGTTTGTAGGGGTTTTCCCTGAAAAAGCACAATCCAGGATAGTAACCAATGTACAGCCTGACATAAGCGCTGAGCAGTATAATGCACTTGTTGTAGAAGATTTTGAAACACAGGCTGACTGGGTTGTGGAAACAGTTCCAAAAAAACATCAAGATCCCAAAAAGGACCCCGTACCAGTATTGGAATTAAAATATGTTGATGGTGGCCCGGCTGACCTTATACCTGAAAAGTGGAGCCCGCTTAACAAAGGATTGGATAAAAAGAAATGTCTTGGTATACATTTTAAATTCAAATACCCGGGGTTTAATAGTGTTCACTTACTACCACCTCTTGAAGTGAGATGGGATGATCCAACAAAAAAAGTGATGACATACGATTCACGTGCTGGTCAGGAAGTTCAAGAACGTGCAATACAGCTTCCTGGAAGAGCAAAGGCTGTTTCTGTATGGGTTCATGGCAGAGGCAACAATTATGACCTGGAAGTTTGGATAAAAGACTATAAAGGCGATGTGCATATATTGAAGATGGGTTCGCTCAATTTTGTTGGGTGGCGACCAATGAAGGCATATATACCTGAATACGTTCCTCAGGAAACTAATTCATATCCACAAACACGAGTAACAAAAATTGTGCGCTTTGTGATAAGAGCAAAACCTGAAGCTGGTAATGAGGATGTATACCTCTTTTTTGATCAGTTGAAAGTTCTCACTGATACATTTGAAGTTAATTTTGATGGTCAGAATCTTCATCAACTAATGGAACAAGGTGGAGGGACAAAATAA